One Fontisphaera persica DNA window includes the following coding sequences:
- the mreC gene encoding rod shape-determining protein MreC has translation MLRKQHWWMLGAAALAALLLMGLPERATARLKQGAAALFLPLFGLSQTTGRVVEQAGALTVPRAELLQENERLRRENQELRLRQHQAAAWYRENEALRRHLGWKAQAPWKMKLARVIGRDPAHWWRALHIDAGLADGLRPNYPVVTPEGLVGRLHECAEHRSLVVLLGDPKCRVAALVPEAQDSGIVLPGASASWKNQFVELSYLSRQTELKPGQRVVTSGLGGIFPPGIPIGDIADWRLVDGLYVEARVRLAVNFSALEEVWVLLP, from the coding sequence ATGTTACGCAAACAACATTGGTGGATGTTAGGCGCGGCGGCGCTGGCGGCCCTCCTGCTGATGGGCCTGCCGGAGCGCGCCACCGCGCGCCTCAAGCAGGGCGCCGCCGCCCTGTTTCTTCCTCTCTTTGGCCTCTCCCAAACCACCGGCCGCGTTGTGGAGCAGGCTGGCGCCCTCACCGTCCCCCGCGCCGAATTGCTGCAGGAAAACGAGCGCCTGCGGCGGGAAAACCAGGAGCTGCGCCTGCGGCAGCATCAAGCCGCCGCATGGTATCGGGAAAACGAGGCGCTCCGCCGCCATCTGGGGTGGAAGGCCCAGGCGCCGTGGAAAATGAAACTGGCGCGGGTGATCGGGCGGGACCCCGCCCACTGGTGGCGCGCGCTGCACATTGACGCCGGCCTGGCCGATGGTTTGCGGCCCAATTATCCCGTGGTCACGCCGGAGGGGTTGGTGGGGCGTTTGCATGAATGCGCGGAGCATCGCTCGCTGGTGGTGCTGCTGGGTGATCCCAAATGCCGGGTGGCCGCCCTGGTGCCGGAGGCGCAGGACTCGGGCATCGTGCTGCCGGGGGCTTCGGCCTCGTGGAAAAACCAGTTTGTGGAGCTGTCGTATCTTTCCCGCCAAACCGAGTTGAAGCCCGGCCAGCGGGTGGTCACCAGCGGTTTGGGGGGGATTTTTCCACCGGGCATTCCCATTGGGGACATTGCGGACTGGCGGCTGGTGGACGGCTTGTACGTGGAGGCGCGTGTGCGGCTGGCGGTGAACTTCAGCGCGCTGGAGGAGGTCTGGGTGCTGCTGCCATGA